One Melitaea cinxia chromosome 17, ilMelCinx1.1, whole genome shotgun sequence genomic region harbors:
- the LOC123661783 gene encoding uncharacterized protein LOC123661783 gives MRKRKQPEMEINDSVINVIENTIDKKLNCWKDDLSSTIIDSVLKSVQSVIEQEVKKMTLSIRDSFEKLSERFNTFEKSLQFTMERQDNFEKRLEEMEKKIKLNVAEERQIQVLQDRLDTMEQQARSHNIEIANLPERRDENLLVIMEKLGCVIKHPINAQDIVSIHRVPHIEKTNNRPKNVIVRFTTKIIRDNIIAAARASKGLKSDKLLVSGTIQNVYVNEHLSARNKQLFRCCREEAKNNNFKYVWVKNGTILVRQTDNSPIFAVRNELDIKNKIKSHKC, from the coding sequence atgcGTAAACGCAAGCAGCCTGAAATGGAAATTAACGATTCTGTGATAAATGTTATTGAGAACACGATtgataagaaattaaattgcTGGAAGGATGATTTAAGCTCGACTATTATTGATTCTGTTCTAAAATCTGTACAATCTGTGATTGAACAAGAAGTTAAAAAGATGACACTATCCATACGAGATTCTTTTGAGAAGCTGAGTGAAAGATTTAATACTTTTGAGAAGTCTCTTCAATTCACAATGGAAAGGCAGGATAACTTTGAAAAACGTCTTGAGgagatggaaaaaaaaattaagctgaATGTTGCCGAGGAAAGACAGATCCAGGTGTTACAAGATAGGTTAGACACCATGGAACAACAGGCTAGATCCCACAATATAGAAATTGCAAATTTACCTGAGCGCCGTGACGAgaatttattagtaataatggAGAAGTTAGGGTGCGTCATTAAGCATCCAATTAATGCTCAAGATATTGTCTCGATTCATAGAGTGCCTCATATTGAAAAAACTAATAATCGGCCAAAGAACGTGATTGTGAGGTTCACAACCAAAATAATTCGTGATAATATTATCGCTGCTGCGAGAGCATCTAAGGGACTTAAGTCTGACAAGCTACTTGTTTCGGGAACAATTCAAAATGTCTATGTAAATGAACATCTTAGTGCCAGAAACAAGCAATTATTTCGCTGTTGTCGTGAAGAAGCCAAGAATAATAACTTTAAGTATGTGTGGGTCAAAAATGGCACCATACTTGTACGTCAAACCGATAATTCACCTATATTTGCCGTACGTAATGAGCTGgacatcaaaaacaaaattaagtcgCATAAGTGTtaa